The Vidua macroura isolate BioBank_ID:100142 chromosome 9, ASM2450914v1, whole genome shotgun sequence genome has a window encoding:
- the CDC20 gene encoding cell division cycle protein 20 homolog isoform X1 — MLRRRRGGRAAAARRRTMAQFLFEADLHGLLKLDTPIPNAPPARWQRKAKESGPGPSPVGVSPMKPANRSHSSSKTPSKTPGKSGSKIQSTPTKAGGDRYIPNRSAMQMEMANFLLSKENDPAEESPTKKEQQKAWAVNLNGFDVEEAKILRLSGKPQNAPEGYQNNLKVLYSQKMTPGSSRKNSRYIPSMPDRILDAPEIRNDYYLNLIDWSSQNFLAVALDNSVYLWNHASGEIIQLLQMEHPDVYISSVSWIKEGNYLAVGTSSAEVQLWDIQQQKRLRNMTSHCARVGTLSWNSYILSSGARTGHIHHHDVRVAEHHVATLAGHTQEVCGLKWSLDGRYLASGGNDNLVNVWPCTQGGGGDFAPVQTFTQHQGAVKAVAWCPWQMNVLATGGGTSDRHIRIWNVCSGACLSTVDAHSQVCSILWSTNYKEFISGHGFAQNQLVLWKYPTMTKVAELQGHTARILNLTMSPDGTTVASAAADETLRLWRCFEMDPIKKKEKEKANSAKSSIIHQSIR; from the exons ATGCTGCGGCGCAGGCGGGGCgggcgagcggcggcggcgcggcggag GACCATGGCGCAGTTCCTGTTCGAGGCGGACCTGCACGGGCTGCTGAAGCTGGACACGCCGATCCCGAACGCGCCGCCTGCGCGATGGcagcgcaaggccaaggagagCGGCCCCGGGCCCAGCCCCGTCGGAGTGTCGCCCATGAAGCCGGCCAAtcgctcccacagctccagcaaaaCGCCGTCCAAGACACCCG GTAAATCTGGATCCAAAATTCAAAGCACGCCCACAAAGGCTGGGGGTGATCGCTACATTCCTAACCGCAGTGCTATGCAGATGGAAATGGCAAATTTCCTCCTAAGCAAAGAGAATGATCCTGCAGAGGAATCCCCTACCAAGAAG GAGCAACAGAAAGCCTGGGCAGTGAATCTGAATGGCTTTGATGTAGAAGAGGCAAAGATCCTCCGTCTCAGTGGAAAACCACAGAATGCTCCAGAAG GATATCAGAATAACCTGAAAGTGCTCTACAGTCAGAAAATGACACCTGGATCCAGCAGGAAGAATAGCAGATATATTCCCTCAATGCCAGACCGGATCTTGGATGCACCGGAGATCCGCAATGACTACT ATCTGAATCTCATAGACTGGAGCTCCCAGAACTTCCTGGCAGTGGCTCTGGACAACTCTGTTTATCTGTGGAATCACGCTTCTGGGGAGATTatccagctgctgcagatggAGCATCCAGATGTTTACATTTCCTCTGTGTCATGGATTAAAGAAGGAAACTACCTTGCTGTTGGCACAAGTAGTGCTGAGGTCCAG CTATGGGACATTCAGCAGCAGAAACGTCTCCGAAACATGACCAGCCATTGTGCCCGTGTGGGAACCCTCAGCTGGAACAGCTACATCCTCTCCAG tggCGCACGGACTGGGCACATCCATCACCATGATGTCCGAGTGGCTGAGCATCATGTCGCCACCCTTGCTGGCCACACACAGGAGGTGTGCGGACTCAAATGGTCTCTAGATGGCCGCTACCTGGCCAGTGGTGGCAATGACAATCTGGTGAACGTCTGGCCATGCACCCAAGGTGGGGGTGGAGACTTTGCTCCTGTACAGACCTTCACCCAGCACCAGGGTGCTGTCAAG GCTGTGGCGTGGTGCCCATGGCAGATGAATGTTCTAGCCACTGGAGGTGGCACTAGTGACAGACATATCCGCATCTGGAACGTGTGTTCTGGCGCCTGCCTCAGTACTGTTGATGCCCATTCCCAG GTCTGTTCTATCCTGTGGTCAACAAACTACAAGGAGTTCATTTCAGGCCATGGCTTTGCACAGAATCAGCTGGTTCTATGGAAGTATCCAACCATGACCAAGGTTGCTGAGCTGCAAG gtCATACTGCCAGAATCTTGAACCTGACCATGAGCCCTGATGGTACAACAGTggcctcagcagctgctgatgaAACACTGCGGCTCTGGCGCTGTTTTGAGATGGACCCCataaagaagaaggagaaagagaaggcaaaCAGTGCCAAAAGCAGTATTATTCACCAGAGCATCCGCTGA
- the MPL gene encoding thrombopoietin receptor isoform X4, translating into MCHFYYWYSRDVPTECVVSTWHHGAGRKRHVCVFPSQDVRLFTQLHLHVLDATTNHTKYWRELSVDAVGLIAPPVNITARWAGAAGQLCVSWQPPLADFPNFFLYEVQCCPASSPGMPGSTTLNPSGQQAGELSIQSTVSTHTPRARAASPGLGQRLVQANTWVVLRDLQPGMRYHIQVRSKPDGTSMDGVWGPWSQAVAAETPHSSGDIGLCCSTPDLQHVHCEWSWDPAEPHSSHQLFYRPPPSGAGTREDAWQQCEEVSRGAQGTHACTFQPKAGSAISILVNVTRTHMLPTLSYFKEPFWLHQAVLTDAPQFMQATVSQGRLSLQWLPPLELLAEQLDYQVRYAMENSHDWKVLQVPRAARKEVLDLRPGTRYHAQVRAQPSGPWYQGSWSAWSKPVVVDAVADAGWLIPSVTVVPLLLSAVLLGLRCTFPSLYSNVKQKLWPPVPDLHRALGSFLQESSKHGQASAFDKQPPEEAVLPCLLEVLPGPRREAGPPPENAGGRLSSTDIANQSYLLMSGWEPRGATTAPTPP; encoded by the exons ATGTGCCACTTCTACTACTGGTACAGCAG GGATGTGCCCACAGAATGCGTGGTCTCCACGTGGCACCATGGGGCTGGCAGGAAGCGACATGTCTGCGTCTTCCCCAGCCAGGACGTGCGGCTCTTCACCCAGCTCCACCTCCACGTCCTGGATGCCACCACAAACCACACAAAGTATTGGCGGGAGCTCAGCGTGGATGCAGTGG GTCTCATTGCTCCCCCAGTAAACATCACTGCccgctgggctggggctgcagggcagctctgcgTGTCGTGGCAGCCACCACTTGCTGACTTCCCGAACTTCTTCCTCTATGAAGTGCAGTGCtgtcctgccagctccccagggaTGCCCGGCAGCACCACATTGAACCCCAGTGGGCAGCAAGCTGGGGAGCTCTCCATTCAGTCAACTGTCAGCACCCACACAcccagggccagggcagcctCCCCGGGACTGGGGCAG AGGCTGGTCCAGGCCAACACTTGGGTGGTGCTCCGGGACCTGCAGCCAGGGATGAGGTACCACATCCAGGTGCGCAGCAAGCCTGACGGTACCTCCATGGACGGCGTCTGGGGGCCCTGGTCACAGGCAGTGGCTGCCGAGACACCCCACTCCTCTG GAGACATCGGGCTGTGCTGCAGTACCCCTGACTTGCAGCACGTGCACTGCGAGTGGAGCTGGgaccctgcagagccccacagctcccaccagcTCTTCTACCGGCCACCTCCAAGCGGGGCTGGCACAAG GGAAGATGCATGGCAACAGTGCGAGGAGGTGAGcaggggggcacagggcacTCATGCTTGCACCTTCCAGCCCAAGGCTGGCAGTGCCATCTCCATCCTGGTGAATGTCACCCGGACCCACATGCTGCCTACACTCAGCTACTTCAAGGAGCCCTTTTGGCTGCACCAGGCTG TGCTCACAGATGCCCCACAGTTTATGCAGGCAACAGTGTCGCAGGGCCGGCTGAGCCTGCAGTGGCTGCcgcccctggagctgctggcagagcagctggactACCAGGTCCGCTATGCCATGGAGAACAGCCATGACTGGAAG GTCCTGCAGGTTCCACGAGCAGCTAGGAAAGAAGTCCTGGACCTGCGGCCAGGCACCCGCTACCACGCCCAGGTGCGGGCCCAGCCCAGCGGGCCGTGGTACCAGGGCAGCTGGAGCGCCTGGTCCAAACCTGTTGTGGTTGATGCCGTGGCTGATGCGG GCTGGCTCATCCCCAGTGTTACGGTGGTGCCGCTGCTCCTCTCAGcagtgctcctggggctgcggtgcaccttcccctccctctACAG CAACGTGAAACAGAAACTCTGGCCGCCCGTTCCTGACCTGCACCGTGCTCTGGGCAGCTTCCTCCAGGAAAGCAGCAAGCACGGCCAG GCCAGCGCCTTCGACAAGCAGCCGCCGGAGGAGGCcgtcctgccctgcctgctggagGTACTGCCCGGCCCGCGGCGCGAGGCGGGCCCGCCGCCGGAGAACGCTGGGGGCCGCCTGTCCAGCACCGACATCGCCAACCAGTCCTACCTGCTCATGAGCGGCTGGGAGCCGCGGGGAGCCACGACCGCCCCCACCCCGCCATAA
- the MPL gene encoding thrombopoietin receptor isoform X2, producing the protein MWLRHTGCRMAACLCQGWQLSLLPTILLSLRSPSSAPEPVTSQGVSEDILCFSRSFEDLTCFWDEEETTTGMCHFYYWYSRDVPTECVVSTWHHGAGRKRHVCVFPSQDVRLFTQLHLHVLDATTNHTKYWRELSVDAVGLIAPPVNITARWAGAAGQLCVSWQPPLADFPNFFLYEVQCCPASSPGMPGSTTLNPSGQQAGELSIQSTVSTHTPRARAASPGLGQRLVQANTWVVLRDLQPGMRYHIQVRSKPDGTSMDGVWGPWSQAVAAETPHSSGDIGLCCSTPDLQHVHCEWSWDPAEPHSSHQLFYRPPPSGAGTREDAWQQCEEVSRGAQGTHACTFQPKAGSAISILVNVTRTHMLPTLSYFKEPFWLHQAVLTDAPQFMQATVSQGRLSLQWLPPLELLAEQLDYQVRYAMENSHDWKVLQVPRAARKEVLDLRPGTRYHAQVRAQPSGPWYQGSWSAWSKPVVVDAVADAGWLIPSVTVVPLLLSAVLLGLRCTFPSLYSNVKQKLWPPVPDLHRALGSFLQESSKHGQASAFDKQPPEEAVLPCLLEVLPGPRREAGPPPENAGGRLSSTDIANQSYLLMSGWEPRGATTAPTPP; encoded by the exons ATGTGGCTCCGGCACACAGGCTGCAGGATGGCagcctgcctgtgccagggctggcagctctcACTGCTCCCTACCATCCTGCTCAGCCTCCGCAGCCCATCGTCAGCCCCTGAGCCAGTGACATCCCAAG GCGTGTCCGAGGACATCCTCTGTTTCTCCCGCTCCTTCGAGGACCTCACCTGCTTCTGGGACGAAGAGGAGACAACAACTGGGATGTGCCACTTCTACTACTGGTACAGCAG GGATGTGCCCACAGAATGCGTGGTCTCCACGTGGCACCATGGGGCTGGCAGGAAGCGACATGTCTGCGTCTTCCCCAGCCAGGACGTGCGGCTCTTCACCCAGCTCCACCTCCACGTCCTGGATGCCACCACAAACCACACAAAGTATTGGCGGGAGCTCAGCGTGGATGCAGTGG GTCTCATTGCTCCCCCAGTAAACATCACTGCccgctgggctggggctgcagggcagctctgcgTGTCGTGGCAGCCACCACTTGCTGACTTCCCGAACTTCTTCCTCTATGAAGTGCAGTGCtgtcctgccagctccccagggaTGCCCGGCAGCACCACATTGAACCCCAGTGGGCAGCAAGCTGGGGAGCTCTCCATTCAGTCAACTGTCAGCACCCACACAcccagggccagggcagcctCCCCGGGACTGGGGCAG AGGCTGGTCCAGGCCAACACTTGGGTGGTGCTCCGGGACCTGCAGCCAGGGATGAGGTACCACATCCAGGTGCGCAGCAAGCCTGACGGTACCTCCATGGACGGCGTCTGGGGGCCCTGGTCACAGGCAGTGGCTGCCGAGACACCCCACTCCTCTG GAGACATCGGGCTGTGCTGCAGTACCCCTGACTTGCAGCACGTGCACTGCGAGTGGAGCTGGgaccctgcagagccccacagctcccaccagcTCTTCTACCGGCCACCTCCAAGCGGGGCTGGCACAAG GGAAGATGCATGGCAACAGTGCGAGGAGGTGAGcaggggggcacagggcacTCATGCTTGCACCTTCCAGCCCAAGGCTGGCAGTGCCATCTCCATCCTGGTGAATGTCACCCGGACCCACATGCTGCCTACACTCAGCTACTTCAAGGAGCCCTTTTGGCTGCACCAGGCTG TGCTCACAGATGCCCCACAGTTTATGCAGGCAACAGTGTCGCAGGGCCGGCTGAGCCTGCAGTGGCTGCcgcccctggagctgctggcagagcagctggactACCAGGTCCGCTATGCCATGGAGAACAGCCATGACTGGAAG GTCCTGCAGGTTCCACGAGCAGCTAGGAAAGAAGTCCTGGACCTGCGGCCAGGCACCCGCTACCACGCCCAGGTGCGGGCCCAGCCCAGCGGGCCGTGGTACCAGGGCAGCTGGAGCGCCTGGTCCAAACCTGTTGTGGTTGATGCCGTGGCTGATGCGG GCTGGCTCATCCCCAGTGTTACGGTGGTGCCGCTGCTCCTCTCAGcagtgctcctggggctgcggtgcaccttcccctccctctACAG CAACGTGAAACAGAAACTCTGGCCGCCCGTTCCTGACCTGCACCGTGCTCTGGGCAGCTTCCTCCAGGAAAGCAGCAAGCACGGCCAG GCCAGCGCCTTCGACAAGCAGCCGCCGGAGGAGGCcgtcctgccctgcctgctggagGTACTGCCCGGCCCGCGGCGCGAGGCGGGCCCGCCGCCGGAGAACGCTGGGGGCCGCCTGTCCAGCACCGACATCGCCAACCAGTCCTACCTGCTCATGAGCGGCTGGGAGCCGCGGGGAGCCACGACCGCCCCCACCCCGCCATAA
- the CDC20 gene encoding cell division cycle protein 20 homolog isoform X2 yields the protein MAQFLFEADLHGLLKLDTPIPNAPPARWQRKAKESGPGPSPVGVSPMKPANRSHSSSKTPSKTPGKSGSKIQSTPTKAGGDRYIPNRSAMQMEMANFLLSKENDPAEESPTKKEQQKAWAVNLNGFDVEEAKILRLSGKPQNAPEGYQNNLKVLYSQKMTPGSSRKNSRYIPSMPDRILDAPEIRNDYYLNLIDWSSQNFLAVALDNSVYLWNHASGEIIQLLQMEHPDVYISSVSWIKEGNYLAVGTSSAEVQLWDIQQQKRLRNMTSHCARVGTLSWNSYILSSGARTGHIHHHDVRVAEHHVATLAGHTQEVCGLKWSLDGRYLASGGNDNLVNVWPCTQGGGGDFAPVQTFTQHQGAVKAVAWCPWQMNVLATGGGTSDRHIRIWNVCSGACLSTVDAHSQVCSILWSTNYKEFISGHGFAQNQLVLWKYPTMTKVAELQGHTARILNLTMSPDGTTVASAAADETLRLWRCFEMDPIKKKEKEKANSAKSSIIHQSIR from the exons ATGGCGCAGTTCCTGTTCGAGGCGGACCTGCACGGGCTGCTGAAGCTGGACACGCCGATCCCGAACGCGCCGCCTGCGCGATGGcagcgcaaggccaaggagagCGGCCCCGGGCCCAGCCCCGTCGGAGTGTCGCCCATGAAGCCGGCCAAtcgctcccacagctccagcaaaaCGCCGTCCAAGACACCCG GTAAATCTGGATCCAAAATTCAAAGCACGCCCACAAAGGCTGGGGGTGATCGCTACATTCCTAACCGCAGTGCTATGCAGATGGAAATGGCAAATTTCCTCCTAAGCAAAGAGAATGATCCTGCAGAGGAATCCCCTACCAAGAAG GAGCAACAGAAAGCCTGGGCAGTGAATCTGAATGGCTTTGATGTAGAAGAGGCAAAGATCCTCCGTCTCAGTGGAAAACCACAGAATGCTCCAGAAG GATATCAGAATAACCTGAAAGTGCTCTACAGTCAGAAAATGACACCTGGATCCAGCAGGAAGAATAGCAGATATATTCCCTCAATGCCAGACCGGATCTTGGATGCACCGGAGATCCGCAATGACTACT ATCTGAATCTCATAGACTGGAGCTCCCAGAACTTCCTGGCAGTGGCTCTGGACAACTCTGTTTATCTGTGGAATCACGCTTCTGGGGAGATTatccagctgctgcagatggAGCATCCAGATGTTTACATTTCCTCTGTGTCATGGATTAAAGAAGGAAACTACCTTGCTGTTGGCACAAGTAGTGCTGAGGTCCAG CTATGGGACATTCAGCAGCAGAAACGTCTCCGAAACATGACCAGCCATTGTGCCCGTGTGGGAACCCTCAGCTGGAACAGCTACATCCTCTCCAG tggCGCACGGACTGGGCACATCCATCACCATGATGTCCGAGTGGCTGAGCATCATGTCGCCACCCTTGCTGGCCACACACAGGAGGTGTGCGGACTCAAATGGTCTCTAGATGGCCGCTACCTGGCCAGTGGTGGCAATGACAATCTGGTGAACGTCTGGCCATGCACCCAAGGTGGGGGTGGAGACTTTGCTCCTGTACAGACCTTCACCCAGCACCAGGGTGCTGTCAAG GCTGTGGCGTGGTGCCCATGGCAGATGAATGTTCTAGCCACTGGAGGTGGCACTAGTGACAGACATATCCGCATCTGGAACGTGTGTTCTGGCGCCTGCCTCAGTACTGTTGATGCCCATTCCCAG GTCTGTTCTATCCTGTGGTCAACAAACTACAAGGAGTTCATTTCAGGCCATGGCTTTGCACAGAATCAGCTGGTTCTATGGAAGTATCCAACCATGACCAAGGTTGCTGAGCTGCAAG gtCATACTGCCAGAATCTTGAACCTGACCATGAGCCCTGATGGTACAACAGTggcctcagcagctgctgatgaAACACTGCGGCTCTGGCGCTGTTTTGAGATGGACCCCataaagaagaaggagaaagagaaggcaaaCAGTGCCAAAAGCAGTATTATTCACCAGAGCATCCGCTGA
- the MPL gene encoding thrombopoietin receptor isoform X3 codes for MATLLPDAALLAGVSEDILCFSRSFEDLTCFWDEEETTTGMCHFYYWYSRDVPTECVVSTWHHGAGRKRHVCVFPSQDVRLFTQLHLHVLDATTNHTKYWRELSVDAVGLIAPPVNITARWAGAAGQLCVSWQPPLADFPNFFLYEVQCCPASSPGMPGSTTLNPSGQQAGELSIQSTVSTHTPRARAASPGLGQRLVQANTWVVLRDLQPGMRYHIQVRSKPDGTSMDGVWGPWSQAVAAETPHSSGDIGLCCSTPDLQHVHCEWSWDPAEPHSSHQLFYRPPPSGAGTREDAWQQCEEVSRGAQGTHACTFQPKAGSAISILVNVTRTHMLPTLSYFKEPFWLHQAVLTDAPQFMQATVSQGRLSLQWLPPLELLAEQLDYQVRYAMENSHDWKVLQVPRAARKEVLDLRPGTRYHAQVRAQPSGPWYQGSWSAWSKPVVVDAVADAGWLIPSVTVVPLLLSAVLLGLRCTFPSLYSNVKQKLWPPVPDLHRALGSFLQESSKHGQASAFDKQPPEEAVLPCLLEVLPGPRREAGPPPENAGGRLSSTDIANQSYLLMSGWEPRGATTAPTPP; via the exons ATGGCCACACTCCTCCCAGACGCTGCACTGCTAGCAGGCGTGTCCGAGGACATCCTCTGTTTCTCCCGCTCCTTCGAGGACCTCACCTGCTTCTGGGACGAAGAGGAGACAACAACTGGGATGTGCCACTTCTACTACTGGTACAGCAG GGATGTGCCCACAGAATGCGTGGTCTCCACGTGGCACCATGGGGCTGGCAGGAAGCGACATGTCTGCGTCTTCCCCAGCCAGGACGTGCGGCTCTTCACCCAGCTCCACCTCCACGTCCTGGATGCCACCACAAACCACACAAAGTATTGGCGGGAGCTCAGCGTGGATGCAGTGG GTCTCATTGCTCCCCCAGTAAACATCACTGCccgctgggctggggctgcagggcagctctgcgTGTCGTGGCAGCCACCACTTGCTGACTTCCCGAACTTCTTCCTCTATGAAGTGCAGTGCtgtcctgccagctccccagggaTGCCCGGCAGCACCACATTGAACCCCAGTGGGCAGCAAGCTGGGGAGCTCTCCATTCAGTCAACTGTCAGCACCCACACAcccagggccagggcagcctCCCCGGGACTGGGGCAG AGGCTGGTCCAGGCCAACACTTGGGTGGTGCTCCGGGACCTGCAGCCAGGGATGAGGTACCACATCCAGGTGCGCAGCAAGCCTGACGGTACCTCCATGGACGGCGTCTGGGGGCCCTGGTCACAGGCAGTGGCTGCCGAGACACCCCACTCCTCTG GAGACATCGGGCTGTGCTGCAGTACCCCTGACTTGCAGCACGTGCACTGCGAGTGGAGCTGGgaccctgcagagccccacagctcccaccagcTCTTCTACCGGCCACCTCCAAGCGGGGCTGGCACAAG GGAAGATGCATGGCAACAGTGCGAGGAGGTGAGcaggggggcacagggcacTCATGCTTGCACCTTCCAGCCCAAGGCTGGCAGTGCCATCTCCATCCTGGTGAATGTCACCCGGACCCACATGCTGCCTACACTCAGCTACTTCAAGGAGCCCTTTTGGCTGCACCAGGCTG TGCTCACAGATGCCCCACAGTTTATGCAGGCAACAGTGTCGCAGGGCCGGCTGAGCCTGCAGTGGCTGCcgcccctggagctgctggcagagcagctggactACCAGGTCCGCTATGCCATGGAGAACAGCCATGACTGGAAG GTCCTGCAGGTTCCACGAGCAGCTAGGAAAGAAGTCCTGGACCTGCGGCCAGGCACCCGCTACCACGCCCAGGTGCGGGCCCAGCCCAGCGGGCCGTGGTACCAGGGCAGCTGGAGCGCCTGGTCCAAACCTGTTGTGGTTGATGCCGTGGCTGATGCGG GCTGGCTCATCCCCAGTGTTACGGTGGTGCCGCTGCTCCTCTCAGcagtgctcctggggctgcggtgcaccttcccctccctctACAG CAACGTGAAACAGAAACTCTGGCCGCCCGTTCCTGACCTGCACCGTGCTCTGGGCAGCTTCCTCCAGGAAAGCAGCAAGCACGGCCAG GCCAGCGCCTTCGACAAGCAGCCGCCGGAGGAGGCcgtcctgccctgcctgctggagGTACTGCCCGGCCCGCGGCGCGAGGCGGGCCCGCCGCCGGAGAACGCTGGGGGCCGCCTGTCCAGCACCGACATCGCCAACCAGTCCTACCTGCTCATGAGCGGCTGGGAGCCGCGGGGAGCCACGACCGCCCCCACCCCGCCATAA
- the MPL gene encoding thrombopoietin receptor isoform X1, with amino-acid sequence MWLRHTGCRMAACLCQGWQLSLLPTILLSLRSPSSAPEPVTSQDAALLAGVSEDILCFSRSFEDLTCFWDEEETTTGMCHFYYWYSRDVPTECVVSTWHHGAGRKRHVCVFPSQDVRLFTQLHLHVLDATTNHTKYWRELSVDAVGLIAPPVNITARWAGAAGQLCVSWQPPLADFPNFFLYEVQCCPASSPGMPGSTTLNPSGQQAGELSIQSTVSTHTPRARAASPGLGQRLVQANTWVVLRDLQPGMRYHIQVRSKPDGTSMDGVWGPWSQAVAAETPHSSGDIGLCCSTPDLQHVHCEWSWDPAEPHSSHQLFYRPPPSGAGTREDAWQQCEEVSRGAQGTHACTFQPKAGSAISILVNVTRTHMLPTLSYFKEPFWLHQAVLTDAPQFMQATVSQGRLSLQWLPPLELLAEQLDYQVRYAMENSHDWKVLQVPRAARKEVLDLRPGTRYHAQVRAQPSGPWYQGSWSAWSKPVVVDAVADAGWLIPSVTVVPLLLSAVLLGLRCTFPSLYSNVKQKLWPPVPDLHRALGSFLQESSKHGQASAFDKQPPEEAVLPCLLEVLPGPRREAGPPPENAGGRLSSTDIANQSYLLMSGWEPRGATTAPTPP; translated from the exons ATGTGGCTCCGGCACACAGGCTGCAGGATGGCagcctgcctgtgccagggctggcagctctcACTGCTCCCTACCATCCTGCTCAGCCTCCGCAGCCCATCGTCAGCCCCTGAGCCAGTGACATCCCAAG ACGCTGCACTGCTAGCAGGCGTGTCCGAGGACATCCTCTGTTTCTCCCGCTCCTTCGAGGACCTCACCTGCTTCTGGGACGAAGAGGAGACAACAACTGGGATGTGCCACTTCTACTACTGGTACAGCAG GGATGTGCCCACAGAATGCGTGGTCTCCACGTGGCACCATGGGGCTGGCAGGAAGCGACATGTCTGCGTCTTCCCCAGCCAGGACGTGCGGCTCTTCACCCAGCTCCACCTCCACGTCCTGGATGCCACCACAAACCACACAAAGTATTGGCGGGAGCTCAGCGTGGATGCAGTGG GTCTCATTGCTCCCCCAGTAAACATCACTGCccgctgggctggggctgcagggcagctctgcgTGTCGTGGCAGCCACCACTTGCTGACTTCCCGAACTTCTTCCTCTATGAAGTGCAGTGCtgtcctgccagctccccagggaTGCCCGGCAGCACCACATTGAACCCCAGTGGGCAGCAAGCTGGGGAGCTCTCCATTCAGTCAACTGTCAGCACCCACACAcccagggccagggcagcctCCCCGGGACTGGGGCAG AGGCTGGTCCAGGCCAACACTTGGGTGGTGCTCCGGGACCTGCAGCCAGGGATGAGGTACCACATCCAGGTGCGCAGCAAGCCTGACGGTACCTCCATGGACGGCGTCTGGGGGCCCTGGTCACAGGCAGTGGCTGCCGAGACACCCCACTCCTCTG GAGACATCGGGCTGTGCTGCAGTACCCCTGACTTGCAGCACGTGCACTGCGAGTGGAGCTGGgaccctgcagagccccacagctcccaccagcTCTTCTACCGGCCACCTCCAAGCGGGGCTGGCACAAG GGAAGATGCATGGCAACAGTGCGAGGAGGTGAGcaggggggcacagggcacTCATGCTTGCACCTTCCAGCCCAAGGCTGGCAGTGCCATCTCCATCCTGGTGAATGTCACCCGGACCCACATGCTGCCTACACTCAGCTACTTCAAGGAGCCCTTTTGGCTGCACCAGGCTG TGCTCACAGATGCCCCACAGTTTATGCAGGCAACAGTGTCGCAGGGCCGGCTGAGCCTGCAGTGGCTGCcgcccctggagctgctggcagagcagctggactACCAGGTCCGCTATGCCATGGAGAACAGCCATGACTGGAAG GTCCTGCAGGTTCCACGAGCAGCTAGGAAAGAAGTCCTGGACCTGCGGCCAGGCACCCGCTACCACGCCCAGGTGCGGGCCCAGCCCAGCGGGCCGTGGTACCAGGGCAGCTGGAGCGCCTGGTCCAAACCTGTTGTGGTTGATGCCGTGGCTGATGCGG GCTGGCTCATCCCCAGTGTTACGGTGGTGCCGCTGCTCCTCTCAGcagtgctcctggggctgcggtgcaccttcccctccctctACAG CAACGTGAAACAGAAACTCTGGCCGCCCGTTCCTGACCTGCACCGTGCTCTGGGCAGCTTCCTCCAGGAAAGCAGCAAGCACGGCCAG GCCAGCGCCTTCGACAAGCAGCCGCCGGAGGAGGCcgtcctgccctgcctgctggagGTACTGCCCGGCCCGCGGCGCGAGGCGGGCCCGCCGCCGGAGAACGCTGGGGGCCGCCTGTCCAGCACCGACATCGCCAACCAGTCCTACCTGCTCATGAGCGGCTGGGAGCCGCGGGGAGCCACGACCGCCCCCACCCCGCCATAA